Proteins encoded by one window of Moorella humiferrea:
- the spoVAD gene encoding stage V sporulation protein AD, with translation MQAPKRVGQHTIQFANPPVIVATASIVGPKEGEGPLGNTFDMVIDDTYFGEETWEKAERKMLEEAVKMVIAKAQLKPQDIDFLLAGDLLNQTISANYAARNLGIPFLGLYGACSTMYEGMALAAMLIDGGFAHHVVAASSSHYDTAERQYRFPTEQGVQRPPTSQWTVTGAGAVLMAPAGNGPRITHATIGRVVDVGIKDPNDMGSAMAPAAVDTIVRHFQDTGRGPADYDLIITGDLGRVGHEIATKLLGEQRYDVSKNYNDCGILIYDHERQDTHAGGSGCACSAVVFAGHLMGKLNEGRYKRILGVGTGALLSPTATQQGESIPGIGHGVVIEKL, from the coding sequence TTGCAGGCACCCAAAAGGGTAGGTCAGCATACCATCCAGTTTGCCAACCCGCCGGTGATTGTGGCTACGGCCTCCATTGTTGGTCCTAAAGAAGGGGAGGGCCCCCTGGGCAATACCTTTGATATGGTTATAGATGATACTTATTTCGGTGAAGAAACTTGGGAAAAAGCCGAGCGGAAAATGCTGGAAGAAGCCGTGAAAATGGTTATTGCCAAGGCCCAGTTAAAACCCCAGGATATTGATTTTCTTTTAGCCGGTGACCTTTTAAACCAGACCATTTCCGCCAATTATGCCGCCCGAAACCTGGGAATACCCTTTCTAGGACTTTATGGCGCCTGTTCCACCATGTATGAAGGGATGGCCTTGGCCGCCATGCTCATTGACGGAGGCTTTGCCCACCATGTTGTGGCCGCCAGCAGCAGCCATTATGATACAGCAGAGCGCCAGTACCGTTTTCCCACCGAGCAGGGCGTGCAGCGTCCGCCCACATCCCAGTGGACGGTTACCGGCGCTGGGGCCGTTTTAATGGCTCCGGCCGGCAATGGTCCCCGGATCACCCATGCCACCATCGGCCGGGTAGTTGATGTGGGTATTAAAGATCCCAATGATATGGGATCGGCCATGGCTCCGGCGGCTGTCGACACCATCGTCCGTCATTTCCAGGACACCGGCCGCGGTCCTGCGGATTACGATCTGATTATTACCGGCGACCTGGGCCGGGTCGGCCATGAGATCGCCACCAAGCTCCTGGGCGAGCAAAGGTACGATGTCTCTAAGAATTACAACGACTGCGGCATTTTGATTTACGATCACGAACGCCAGGACACCCATGCCGGAGGCAGCGGCTGTGCCTGTTCGGCGGTAGTTTTTGCCGGCCATTTAATGGGTAAACTTAATGAAGGCCGCTATAAGCGCATCCTGGGGGTAGGCACCGGGGCCCTGTTAAGTCCGACGGCAACCCAGCAGGGGGAATCCATTCCCGGCATCGGTCATGGCGTGGTGATAGAAAAGCTGTAG
- the spoVAE gene encoding stage V sporulation protein AE, with protein sequence MSIIMAFLIGGLICLVGQLIMELTPYNVTPAHILVGFVTGGALLSAVGLYGPLVKIGGAGATIPISGFGHTLAQGTLEAVQAKGFLGAFTGGVTAGAAGIAAAVVFGFCMATLFNPKG encoded by the coding sequence ATGAGCATCATAATGGCCTTCCTTATAGGGGGGCTAATATGCCTGGTAGGGCAGCTCATTATGGAATTGACGCCATATAATGTGACTCCCGCACATATTTTGGTGGGTTTTGTGACGGGGGGCGCACTTTTAAGCGCCGTGGGTCTTTATGGGCCGCTGGTGAAAATCGGCGGTGCCGGGGCTACCATTCCGATTAGTGGTTTTGGGCATACCCTGGCCCAGGGAACCCTTGAGGCAGTTCAAGCTAAAGGTTTTTTAGGTGCCTTCACCGGAGGCGTTACCGCCGGTGCCGCCGGTATAGCTGCGGCGGTTGTCTTCGGTTTTTGTATGGCCACCCTTTTTAATCCCAAAGGTTGA